GATTTTCTCCAAATACCCACTACACTACTTTCTCAGGTTGATGCTTCGGTTGGGGGTAAAACAGGAATCGATGTTGATGCTGTAAAAAACATGGTGGGAACTTTTACGAACCCTCAATTAGTCATTATAGATCCTAACTTTTTACAAACCCTGCCTCAACGAGAATTGATTTCAGGCTTTGCAGAAATTATTAAACACGGTCTGATAATGGATAAGGCCTATTTTAAAGCTATAAAGTCGTTTGACTTCAGTAATGTTGATGAAAAAATTATTTACCGATCGGTAGAAATCAAAAATGAAATAGTTACTGAAGATCCTCACGAAAAGAACATCCGCAAAAAACTAAATTTTGGCCATACCATCGGACATGCTGTTGAGAGCTATTCATTGCAAAATGATGAAAAACCACTTACTCATGGCGAAGCTATTGCTATTGGTATGATTACCGAAAGTTGGCTATCAGCCAAACATGCGGGTTTAAGTGAGGATGAATTAAAGGAAATCTACGACTTCATTTTATCAGTCTATCCAGCCTATACAGTTTCAGAAGAAAGCTTCGACGAATTGATTACTTACATGAAAAATGACAAAAAGAATGAGGATGATAAAATCAATTTCACCCTGCTCAATACGATAGGCACATCGTCAATTAATCATTCATGCACAAATGAAGATATATTAGAGTCGATACGATTCTACAATAATCTTATCAAATAATTAACAAAAAGTAAAATAGTTTAAATTATTTATAATTTTTAACAAAAGTTTTTTGTTTTACTCAAAAAGACTTTTACATTTGTACTAATCACAAAACAAACAAGAATGTTATTAAGCAACGCATATTGGTTCTTCGGTTACTTTTACTTTTTTAGTAAAAGCCGGGACTAGTATGTAGATACGAAAGATATACTCACATAAAAGGTCCCGGCGCAAATGCGACGGGACCTTTTTCATTTTATGCACAATATGAACAGAAAAAGGGTTGCAATTCAGGGTACAAGAGCTTCGTTTCACGAAGAAGCGGCTTACAAATATTTCGGTGAAGACATTGAAATTGTAGAGTGTGTTACTTTTAAACAAACTTGCGAAGCAGTAAAGAAAAACGAGGCCAATTATGCCGTAATGGCCATAGAAAATTCAATTGCCGGTAGTTTGTTGCCTAACTACAATTTATTGCAAGAGTACAATTTCCCAATTGTTGGAGAAGTTTACCTGCACATTCAATTGCATTTATTGGCATTACCCGGGGTAAAGTTTGAAGATGTCAAATATGTTCACTCTCACCCTATTGCAATTCGCCAGTGCAATGATTTCTTTGAAGATTTCCCGCACTTGCAGGTATTGGAAAAAAACGACACAGCTGCT
Above is a window of Solitalea lacus DNA encoding:
- the aroB gene encoding 3-dehydroquinate synthase; the protein is MSLQPIQSSGYKVVFGDAAELLISFLKQRTYSKIFFLVDTNTGEHCYPGIALHIAGDIPHDIIEIDAGEENKNIDICIGIWKMLLDFGADRKGLVINLGGGVVTDMGSFAAATYKRGIDFLQIPTTLLSQVDASVGGKTGIDVDAVKNMVGTFTNPQLVIIDPNFLQTLPQRELISGFAEIIKHGLIMDKAYFKAIKSFDFSNVDEKIIYRSVEIKNEIVTEDPHEKNIRKKLNFGHTIGHAVESYSLQNDEKPLTHGEAIAIGMITESWLSAKHAGLSEDELKEIYDFILSVYPAYTVSEESFDELITYMKNDKKNEDDKINFTLLNTIGTSSINHSCTNEDILESIRFYNNLIK